A stretch of the Jeotgalibacillus haloalkalitolerans genome encodes the following:
- a CDS encoding RQC-minor-2 family DNA-binding protein: MKPGVKIEPYDKLLFMPVGRRYANVRSIGHKEERAVLSRLQQAVHRALPQFSYRELKDIKEFLHADCWRMPVPVTREEELYPQLMRPEMFLWQEHSAQRGLPIDESYFYGKIYSRLSAEGLHHHVSYVLKDYAFCAKLHRMKREYWLDQIYDAYSRHPFIELAKEKNHVVEAVEKMNRSSLLAVLKYPEDIAYWRHRVEIVMRPYRDIPAEWRWEMCTHEKELAVDGEALVCTCPVCEYAVKYHVDEERIELREEPIMERTVKRIATIERQLNEIAAQSMNVVEALRDVQDVKLRLNAFSGKLERLIWLKDRLDVEAPEVVGCYEQLKAVRLPEERVEPTLMSLSEVVLPDTKVLKAVQEWKTLEVSEAALDELIAEWTVLLEANQPKPDDVMVEVEGFQVTRAEVERVEAFLDETELTLTLHLLAQTLMGEPTNKVRTLGLHETAVFGMLGEWPEKYVVRAVKKLFKEKI; this comes from the coding sequence ATGAAACCAGGGGTTAAGATTGAACCTTATGATAAATTATTGTTTATGCCGGTTGGGCGCAGGTATGCGAATGTCCGCTCAATTGGGCATAAGGAGGAGCGTGCGGTGCTGTCCCGTCTTCAGCAGGCGGTCCATCGTGCGCTGCCTCAGTTTTCCTATAGAGAGCTTAAGGATATAAAGGAGTTTCTGCATGCGGACTGCTGGCGGATGCCGGTTCCTGTGACGCGTGAGGAGGAGCTGTATCCTCAGCTGATGCGGCCTGAGATGTTTTTATGGCAGGAGCATTCGGCGCAGCGCGGGCTTCCGATTGATGAGAGTTATTTTTACGGGAAGATCTACAGCCGGCTGTCAGCTGAGGGGCTGCATCATCATGTGTCGTATGTGCTGAAGGATTATGCGTTTTGTGCGAAGCTTCACCGGATGAAGCGTGAGTACTGGCTGGATCAGATCTATGATGCGTACAGCCGCCATCCTTTTATAGAGCTTGCAAAAGAAAAGAATCATGTGGTGGAAGCTGTTGAGAAGATGAACAGGTCTTCTCTTTTAGCTGTGTTGAAGTATCCGGAGGACATCGCGTACTGGCGGCACCGCGTGGAGATTGTGATGCGGCCTTACCGTGATATTCCGGCTGAATGGCGCTGGGAGATGTGTACGCATGAGAAAGAGCTTGCTGTAGATGGTGAGGCGCTTGTGTGCACGTGCCCGGTGTGTGAGTATGCGGTGAAGTATCACGTAGACGAGGAGCGCATTGAGCTGCGTGAAGAGCCTATTATGGAGCGCACGGTGAAACGGATCGCGACGATTGAACGCCAGCTGAATGAGATTGCTGCGCAGAGTATGAATGTCGTGGAGGCGCTGCGTGACGTGCAGGATGTGAAGCTTCGGCTGAATGCTTTTAGCGGGAAGCTTGAACGGCTCATTTGGTTAAAGGATCGGCTTGATGTGGAGGCTCCTGAAGTGGTTGGGTGCTATGAGCAGCTGAAGGCGGTCCGGCTGCCTGAGGAGCGCGTGGAGCCAACGCTGATGAGTCTGTCTGAGGTCGTGCTGCCTGATACGAAGGTGCTGAAGGCGGTGCAGGAATGGAAGACTCTTGAGGTCTCTGAGGCGGCGCTAGATGAGCTGATTGCTGAATGGACGGTGCTTCTTGAGGCGAACCAGCCGAAGCCGGATGATGTGATGGTTGAGGTTGAAGGCTTTCAGGTAACGCGCGCTGAAGTGGAGCGTGTAGAGGCTTTTTTAGATGAAACCGAGCTTACGCTGACACTGCATTTACTGGCTCAGACCTTAATGGGTGAGCCGACGAATAAGGTGCGGACGCTCGGGCTGCATGAGACGGCTGTTTTTGGCATGCTTGGGGAATGGCCGGAGAAGTATGTGGTTAGGGCTGTGAAGAAGTTGTTTAAGGAGAAGATATGA
- the rlmH gene encoding 23S rRNA (pseudouridine(1915)-N(3))-methyltransferase RlmH — translation MKIQIITVGKLKEKYLKQGIAEYTKRLSAYCNIEEIEVPDEKAPENLSEADMQIVKQKEGERILSKIGADTHIITLEINGKQLTSEQLAKEIDKLATYGKSKIAFVIGGSLGLSDEVLKRSDFGLSFSKMTFPHQLMKLVLVEQVYRSFRINRNEPYHK, via the coding sequence ATGAAAATACAAATCATCACAGTCGGCAAACTCAAAGAAAAATACCTCAAACAGGGCATCGCCGAATACACCAAACGCCTCAGCGCCTACTGCAACATTGAAGAAATCGAAGTCCCAGACGAAAAAGCACCCGAAAACCTGAGCGAAGCCGACATGCAAATCGTCAAACAAAAAGAAGGCGAGCGCATTCTCTCTAAAATAGGCGCAGACACCCACATCATCACCCTCGAAATTAACGGCAAACAGCTCACATCAGAGCAGCTGGCAAAGGAAATAGACAAGCTTGCGACCTATGGGAAAAGTAAAATTGCTTTTGTCATTGGGGGATCACTTGGACTCAGTGATGAAGTATTGAAGAGAAGTGATTTTGGACTGTCATTTTCGAAGATGACGTTTCCGCATCAGTTGATGAAATTGGTTTTGGTGGAGCAGGTTTATCGGAGTTTTAGGATTAATAGGAATGAACCGTATCATAAATAA
- a CDS encoding AIPR family protein codes for MAKATKVNHPIISSYLEDFARNYGISKNKAKDEHALFEKFINDLILKVYGNDVNANFESMETGTAFGIDGVAIFVNDRLIESEEDFDYICEHAKKIDVNFIFTQAKVSTNFDRTQIQDFFMGVLRFFNLEKCEINELKDQWEISKYIYNKSNKFKELPSIDLYFATLSNNEIDFKDIHMKSTLDKGIHDLINKVMFNDQRISFKPLGLKKIMELYRKLDSNLEIKFNLDKQPVPYPIDPTKKVSSGYYGLIRLESLFDILTDKIDGEIKLKKGIFEDNIRDYLGSDDNIDVNSNMTKEITGSKAHLFGLLNNGITIIADDVSIVTTEATLTNYQIVNGCQTSNVLFESRENINAENIYIPIRLIGTTDEETKHAIIKATNSQTSLKPEQLAALKIEQKDIEEYYRVKRIRNKFDLYYERRTEQYRNEEIQKIKIINIPFQIKATSAMFLDLPHEVSGQYGKVEKSTRGKMFQSSDYLNVYYVSGLAWYRVDAFIRNTEEGKLFRRARWHIMMLFKYFIESQYLDYTDLEINKNAESVSNKIEKILLDDAQSTQLIEQAVNTIKDYLEENGISDISEDRKLFERKETTEGLKSFLVKSNDRVTQ; via the coding sequence ATGGCTAAGGCAACCAAAGTGAATCATCCGATAATTTCAAGTTATTTGGAAGATTTCGCTAGAAATTATGGGATATCTAAAAACAAAGCAAAGGATGAACATGCTTTGTTTGAGAAATTTATTAACGATTTGATCCTTAAAGTATATGGTAACGATGTTAATGCAAACTTTGAGAGTATGGAAACTGGAACTGCATTTGGTATTGATGGAGTAGCGATTTTTGTAAATGATAGGCTGATTGAAAGCGAAGAGGACTTTGACTATATTTGCGAGCACGCTAAAAAAATTGATGTTAACTTTATATTCACTCAAGCTAAAGTGAGCACAAATTTTGATAGAACGCAAATTCAAGACTTTTTTATGGGGGTATTAAGATTTTTTAACCTTGAAAAATGCGAGATTAATGAATTAAAAGATCAATGGGAAATCAGTAAATATATATATAATAAAAGTAATAAATTCAAAGAATTGCCAAGTATAGATTTATACTTTGCTACTTTATCGAATAATGAGATAGATTTCAAAGATATACACATGAAATCAACTTTAGATAAAGGAATACACGATTTAATTAATAAAGTCATGTTTAATGATCAAAGAATCAGCTTCAAACCATTGGGTCTAAAAAAAATAATGGAACTTTATAGAAAATTGGATAGTAATCTTGAAATAAAATTTAATTTGGATAAACAGCCTGTCCCTTATCCGATTGATCCTACAAAAAAAGTATCTTCTGGATATTATGGTCTGATTAGGTTAGAAAGTCTATTTGATATTTTAACAGATAAAATAGATGGTGAAATAAAGCTAAAAAAGGGTATTTTTGAAGATAACATCAGAGATTATCTAGGTAGTGATGATAATATTGATGTGAATTCTAATATGACAAAGGAAATTACAGGAAGCAAGGCGCATCTTTTTGGTTTGTTAAATAATGGTATTACGATTATTGCTGACGATGTTAGTATAGTTACTACTGAGGCTACTTTAACAAACTACCAGATTGTTAATGGGTGTCAAACGAGTAATGTATTATTTGAATCTCGAGAAAATATTAACGCTGAAAATATATATATTCCAATTAGATTAATTGGTACAACTGATGAGGAAACCAAGCATGCTATTATAAAGGCTACCAATAGTCAAACTTCCCTTAAGCCTGAACAGCTGGCGGCATTAAAGATCGAACAAAAAGATATCGAAGAATATTACAGGGTGAAACGAATCAGAAATAAATTTGATTTATATTATGAGCGACGAACAGAGCAATATAGAAATGAAGAGATACAAAAAATCAAAATTATAAATATCCCTTTTCAAATTAAGGCTACTTCAGCTATGTTTTTAGATTTACCACATGAGGTATCTGGTCAATACGGTAAAGTTGAAAAGTCAACAAGAGGAAAAATGTTCCAAAGTTCTGATTACTTAAATGTCTATTATGTAAGTGGTTTAGCATGGTATAGAGTAGATGCATTTATAAGAAATACAGAAGAAGGTAAGCTGTTCAGAAGAGCAAGGTGGCATATAATGATGCTTTTCAAATATTTTATCGAGTCTCAGTACCTTGACTACACTGATTTAGAAATTAATAAAAATGCTGAGTCCGTCTCAAACAAAATAGAAAAGATATTGTTAGATGATGCACAATCAACTCAATTAATAGAACAAGCAGTAAATACAATCAAAGATTATCTAGAAGAAAATGGAATATCTGATATTTCAGAAGATAGAAAGCTGTTTGAACGTAAAGAAACAACAGAGGGCTTGAAGAGCTTTTTAGTGAAATCAAATGACAGAGTTACACAATAA
- a CDS encoding DUF2075 domain-containing protein has product MIIYEASKTEFISDVTNELLVERLYESYQQKIGRTSKSEINSWENSLHRMSNVMQDDDIPDDTAVAIEFKIPNTSKRVDFLIAGHDGKQDHVVVVELKQWSEIEKVTGKDALVSTYLGGGKRTVTHPSYQAWSYAALIEDFNQNVQDQHILLNPCAYLHNYRQTENDPLTDPHYANHIAKAPVFTKGEIQKLRDFIKKYVRFGDRNGLIYQIEHGKIRPSKSLQDSLANMLKGNQEFVLIDEQKVFYEEALNLALDSIKTGQKRVMVIEGGPGTGKSVMAVNLLVNLINEELTALYVSKNSAPRNVYASKLKGTMKKTQIDNLFKGSGSFTESEKDEFDVLIIDEAHRLNEKSGLFANLGENQVKEAIHASKFTIFFIDENQKVTLKDIGSIDLIKEFAADMNAELIEGKLTSQFRCDGSDAYIAWLDDVLQIRETANANDRGVDYDFRVYDDPNHMLTDIEELNKKNNKSRMLAGYCWEWPKNGRNNTLHKDIEIPEHNFKISWNLSDSIWAIEQNSVAEAGCIHTSQGLEFDYVGVIIGPDISFENGEVITDFTKRAKTDQSLKGIKTMAKEDPEKAQALADRIIRNTYRTLMTRGQKGCFVFCTNPKLNDYFRERLNKSVDYEDLSPSKASLVAECELDY; this is encoded by the coding sequence ATGATCATATACGAAGCCAGTAAAACCGAATTCATATCCGACGTCACAAACGAACTCCTAGTCGAACGCCTATACGAATCCTATCAACAAAAAATCGGCCGTACATCAAAAAGCGAAATCAATTCCTGGGAAAACTCTCTTCATAGAATGTCGAATGTAATGCAGGATGACGACATCCCAGATGATACGGCTGTAGCCATTGAATTTAAGATCCCTAATACCTCAAAGCGTGTGGATTTTCTTATCGCAGGTCATGACGGAAAACAGGACCATGTAGTAGTCGTTGAACTGAAGCAATGGTCTGAGATCGAGAAGGTGACGGGTAAAGATGCGCTGGTTTCTACCTATCTTGGTGGAGGCAAACGTACTGTGACTCACCCTTCCTATCAGGCATGGTCCTACGCAGCGCTGATTGAAGACTTTAATCAAAATGTTCAGGACCAGCATATTTTGCTGAATCCGTGTGCATATCTACATAATTACAGACAAACTGAAAATGATCCGTTAACTGACCCACACTATGCTAACCATATTGCAAAAGCACCTGTTTTTACTAAAGGTGAAATTCAAAAGCTGCGCGATTTTATTAAAAAGTATGTTCGTTTTGGTGATCGCAATGGACTGATTTATCAGATTGAGCATGGTAAGATCCGTCCTTCAAAATCTCTTCAGGACTCACTAGCCAACATGCTGAAAGGAAATCAGGAGTTTGTACTGATTGATGAGCAGAAGGTATTCTACGAAGAAGCTCTAAATCTTGCGCTTGATAGCATTAAAACCGGCCAGAAACGTGTGATGGTCATAGAAGGCGGTCCTGGAACAGGTAAGTCAGTGATGGCTGTCAATCTGCTCGTGAACCTGATTAACGAAGAACTGACTGCACTCTATGTATCCAAAAACTCTGCACCACGTAACGTATATGCCTCGAAGCTTAAAGGCACCATGAAGAAAACGCAGATTGATAATCTCTTCAAAGGCTCCGGCAGCTTCACTGAGTCTGAAAAAGATGAATTTGACGTGCTGATTATTGACGAAGCGCACCGACTGAACGAGAAATCAGGTCTGTTCGCGAACCTTGGAGAGAACCAGGTAAAAGAAGCCATTCATGCATCTAAATTTACGATCTTTTTCATCGATGAAAATCAAAAAGTAACGTTAAAAGATATCGGCAGCATTGATCTTATCAAAGAGTTTGCTGCGGACATGAATGCTGAATTGATTGAAGGCAAACTCACTTCACAATTCCGCTGCGATGGATCAGATGCTTATATCGCCTGGCTGGATGATGTTCTTCAGATTCGTGAAACTGCCAATGCAAATGATCGCGGCGTTGACTATGACTTCAGAGTGTATGATGACCCGAATCATATGCTGACTGACATTGAAGAACTGAATAAAAAGAATAATAAATCACGTATGCTCGCAGGCTACTGCTGGGAATGGCCGAAAAACGGACGTAACAATACGCTTCACAAAGACATTGAAATCCCTGAGCACAACTTTAAAATCAGCTGGAACCTCTCAGATAGTATCTGGGCAATTGAGCAGAATTCAGTAGCTGAAGCAGGCTGCATTCATACTTCACAGGGGCTTGAGTTTGACTATGTTGGCGTAATTATCGGTCCGGATATCAGTTTTGAAAATGGTGAAGTGATTACTGATTTTACAAAGCGTGCAAAGACGGATCAATCATTGAAAGGAATTAAAACAATGGCGAAAGAAGATCCGGAGAAAGCTCAGGCTTTGGCTGATCGGATTATTCGTAATACGTACAGGACGCTGATGACTCGTGGACAGAAGGGTTGTTTTGTGTTTTGTACGAATCCCAAGTTGAATGATTACTTTAGGGAACGATTGAATAAGTCGGTAGATTATGAGGATTTGTCGCCTAGTAAAGCTAGTTTAGTAGCAGAGTGCGAATTAGATTATTAA
- a CDS encoding DUF4352 domain-containing protein, with translation MKKSMFWLLLIVSMLLVACGDDSTSGEDILEPETAEAETENSESGEEEEVSNEDSKGILAEEDYDKLYTNPGDYKGYEVEMTGKVFMEPEKDGDGTYFQMWADPENSEKNTIIGIDDPSLDLSSEDYVKIKGVVHDEFEGENAFGGIVTAPMVAAESVEVVDYITAMSPTLKEISPAQEMNQHDLMITVQKVEFAENQTRVYVKVQNNTQDLASFYTHSARLIVGNQQLESDYFDSYSTGLPEVQSDILPGIESEGVIVYPAIDFEATESMQFYAETYSDNYELDFEPYIFDIVIE, from the coding sequence GTGAAGAAATCAATGTTCTGGCTTTTATTAATTGTTTCAATGTTGCTGGTAGCCTGTGGAGATGATAGTACAAGCGGAGAAGATATTCTTGAACCTGAGACTGCGGAAGCAGAAACAGAAAATAGTGAGTCTGGGGAAGAAGAGGAAGTCTCTAATGAAGACTCAAAAGGTATATTAGCAGAAGAAGATTATGATAAGTTGTACACCAACCCAGGTGATTACAAAGGTTATGAGGTTGAAATGACCGGTAAAGTATTTATGGAACCTGAAAAAGATGGTGATGGTACATATTTTCAAATGTGGGCTGATCCTGAAAACAGTGAAAAGAATACGATTATTGGAATTGATGATCCTTCATTAGATTTATCTAGTGAGGACTACGTAAAAATTAAAGGGGTAGTCCATGATGAATTCGAAGGGGAAAACGCATTTGGTGGGATCGTAACGGCACCAATGGTTGCTGCAGAAAGCGTTGAAGTAGTGGACTATATCACAGCCATGTCTCCAACCCTTAAAGAAATCAGCCCTGCTCAGGAAATGAATCAGCATGACCTTATGATAACAGTTCAAAAAGTAGAGTTTGCAGAAAATCAAACGAGAGTGTATGTAAAAGTACAAAATAATACACAAGATTTAGCCTCATTTTATACTCATTCTGCTAGATTAATTGTTGGCAATCAGCAATTAGAATCTGATTATTTCGATTCATATTCGACAGGTTTGCCTGAAGTTCAATCGGATATTCTTCCAGGGATTGAAAGTGAAGGCGTTATTGTATATCCAGCAATTGATTTTGAGGCGACAGAATCAATGCAGTTTTATGCAGAAACCTATAGTGATAATTATGAATTGGACTTTGAGCCGTATATTTTTGATATTGTAATTGAATAA
- a CDS encoding VCBS repeat-containing protein encodes MYNHYTGTNMNPPNVVSFAYGDVTGDRVPDNVYLTGIMTPDSPFIQQITLLVQDGRSGRFTSIPLQENAGYNPTVFLGDFTGNGVDDILISIATGGSGGTMYVYIYSFLNNNPQLLFDVDVYNEQYQYEVHYQDDYKVEVVSLINHQTYIIDISQRGSEYLSEIYDENGRLKSPITGFVNPLSGLYPVDFDSDKRYELLAYQKIAGRYNADSLGYVLNTLAWLDHRFVLQDQNVAIFGYEKI; translated from the coding sequence ATGTATAATCATTACACCGGGACTAATATGAATCCTCCAAATGTCGTTTCGTTTGCATATGGAGATGTAACCGGAGACAGAGTCCCTGACAATGTCTATTTAACCGGCATTATGACGCCGGATAGCCCATTTATTCAACAGATCACGCTGCTCGTTCAGGATGGCAGATCCGGCAGGTTCACAAGTATCCCGCTTCAGGAAAATGCTGGCTACAATCCGACTGTGTTCCTTGGGGATTTTACCGGGAATGGAGTAGATGACATTTTAATCAGTATTGCTACAGGCGGTAGTGGTGGAACAATGTACGTCTATATTTATTCCTTTTTGAATAACAACCCGCAATTATTATTTGATGTTGATGTCTATAATGAGCAGTATCAATATGAGGTGCATTATCAGGATGATTACAAAGTGGAAGTTGTCAGCTTGATCAATCATCAAACGTACATCATAGATATCTCACAAAGAGGCAGTGAATATTTAAGTGAGATATATGATGAAAATGGCAGGCTGAAGAGCCCGATTACTGGATTTGTCAATCCTCTCAGTGGTTTATACCCTGTTGATTTTGATTCAGATAAACGATACGAGCTGCTGGCTTATCAGAAAATTGCCGGGAGATATAATGCGGATTCGTTAGGGTATGTGTTGAATACGTTAGCATGGCTTGATCATCGGTTTGTTTTGCAGGATCAGAATGTTGCGATTTTTGGATATGAGAAAATTTAA
- a CDS encoding 2OG-Fe(II) oxygenase, which yields MMVGDTVIPFTKLHTWPLVVVLEDVLSCEECDQLIQLSSDRMKRSKISSDRVVNQMRTSSGMFFEESENDLVNIIEKRLAKIMNIPVEHAEGLQILKYTPGQEYKAHHDYFLPTSKAASNNRISTMVVYLNEVEEGGETYFPALNISITPQKGSAVYFEYFYNNEELNQQTLHGGAPVIKGEKWVATQWMRRKRVR from the coding sequence ATGATGGTCGGAGATACAGTGATTCCGTTTACGAAGCTGCATACGTGGCCGCTGGTTGTGGTGTTGGAGGATGTATTAAGCTGCGAGGAATGTGATCAGCTGATTCAATTATCGAGTGATAGAATGAAGCGCTCGAAGATTAGTAGTGATCGTGTTGTCAATCAGATGAGAACAAGTAGCGGCATGTTCTTTGAGGAGTCAGAAAATGATCTGGTCAATATCATTGAAAAGCGTCTTGCTAAGATCATGAATATTCCTGTCGAACACGCAGAGGGGTTACAGATCTTGAAATATACGCCGGGACAGGAGTATAAAGCGCACCATGATTACTTTTTGCCGACCAGTAAAGCCGCTTCAAATAATCGCATTAGCACAATGGTCGTTTATTTGAATGAAGTGGAAGAGGGAGGAGAAACCTACTTTCCTGCATTAAATATCTCTATCACTCCTCAAAAGGGGTCAGCCGTCTATTTCGAATACTTTTACAACAATGAAGAACTGAACCAACAAACGCTTCATGGCGGGGCACCTGTTATAAAAGGGGAAAAGTGGGTTGCAACACAGTGGATGAGGAGAAAACGTGTGCGGTGA
- a CDS encoding amidohydrolase, which yields MNGYWIINATIETGFNHDDRVTKTCTETAHLKIEHETITEVTSTYPAQTDLPVIDAEGALLLPAFREMHIHIDKTYYSGPWKAVEPAVNGIFTRIEEEQTILKEQLPVAEERAKKMIELLLQNGHTHIRTHCNIDPVSGIENLKATVRALEAYEDYLTYEIVAFPQHGLLRSNAESLVRQAMEHGATHVGGVDPATVDRNINHSLETMFAIAQDYDKDIDIHLHDPDSLGAFEMEQIADLVKKNGYEGRVTISHALALGDLKERRLQQLTGILNDAKIDVTTSVPINRPTIPIPALWKAGIPVSVGHDSITDHWSPFGTGNTIDKLATLGERFGISDEVGLNQLLKYATGGITPLSAEGQQQWPKPGDTASFILVDASCSAEAIARRKPINAVFGKGRQFLMEG from the coding sequence ATGAATGGTTATTGGATTATAAATGCAACGATTGAAACCGGATTTAATCATGATGACCGGGTGACTAAAACCTGTACTGAAACGGCGCATCTGAAAATTGAGCATGAGACGATTACTGAAGTGACATCAACTTATCCTGCTCAAACCGACCTTCCCGTGATTGATGCAGAAGGCGCACTGCTGCTGCCTGCGTTCCGGGAGATGCATATTCATATTGATAAGACGTATTACTCAGGTCCGTGGAAAGCTGTGGAGCCCGCTGTTAACGGCATCTTTACCCGGATTGAGGAAGAACAGACCATCCTGAAGGAACAGCTTCCTGTAGCAGAGGAACGTGCAAAGAAGATGATTGAACTGCTTTTGCAAAATGGTCATACCCATATCCGCACGCACTGCAATATTGATCCAGTTTCAGGGATTGAAAACCTAAAAGCCACAGTCCGCGCACTTGAAGCGTATGAAGATTACCTGACATATGAAATTGTCGCTTTCCCGCAGCACGGGCTCTTAAGAAGCAACGCTGAATCCCTCGTCCGTCAGGCGATGGAGCACGGAGCTACTCACGTGGGAGGCGTGGACCCTGCAACCGTGGACCGCAACATTAATCATTCTCTTGAAACGATGTTTGCCATTGCGCAGGATTATGATAAAGACATCGACATTCACCTCCACGATCCGGATTCACTCGGCGCTTTTGAAATGGAGCAAATCGCTGACTTAGTCAAAAAGAATGGCTATGAAGGTCGCGTCACGATCAGCCATGCACTGGCGCTGGGCGACCTGAAGGAAAGACGGCTGCAGCAGCTGACTGGCATACTGAACGACGCAAAAATTGATGTGACGACCAGTGTGCCAATTAATCGTCCCACAATTCCAATCCCGGCTCTATGGAAAGCAGGAATTCCAGTCTCAGTTGGTCATGACAGCATTACAGATCACTGGTCACCTTTTGGCACTGGAAATACGATTGATAAACTCGCCACACTCGGAGAACGCTTCGGGATCAGCGATGAAGTCGGGTTAAATCAGTTACTGAAATATGCAACAGGTGGCATCACACCTCTCTCAGCAGAAGGTCAGCAGCAATGGCCAAAGCCAGGCGATACTGCTTCATTCATTCTTGTAGATGCAAGCTGCAGTGCAGAAGCGATTGCAAGGAGAAAGCCTATTAATGCTGTGTTTGGGAAGGGGAGGCAGTTTTTGATGGAGGGGTAA
- a CDS encoding Crp/Fnr family transcriptional regulator, producing the protein MYAETKPISDDLKELLSLPHHVKTFAKDRYLFRESDQIQHLFFITKGKVQLSKMNSDGRELTLRICGQNQLLGEVYLYAEDATYMLDAKVKEDVECYLYPIHELEAEFNQNPKLAAAFMKWMCLNQRKTQTRFRDLLLHGKKGALYSTLIRLSNSYGIQKSEGILIDVSLTNQDLANFCGMAREVANRMLSELKKQEIISICDGKILIRDLAYLKNEIQCENCPLTLCRID; encoded by the coding sequence ATGTATGCAGAAACTAAACCAATTTCAGACGACCTGAAAGAACTACTGTCACTGCCTCATCATGTGAAGACCTTCGCTAAAGATCGTTATTTATTCCGTGAAAGTGATCAGATTCAACACCTCTTTTTTATCACGAAAGGAAAGGTCCAGCTGAGTAAAATGAATTCAGATGGGCGTGAGCTGACGCTTCGGATTTGCGGGCAGAATCAGCTGCTTGGGGAAGTGTATTTATACGCTGAGGATGCGACGTACATGCTGGATGCGAAGGTAAAAGAGGACGTGGAGTGCTACCTGTACCCAATTCATGAGCTTGAAGCGGAGTTTAATCAAAATCCGAAACTCGCTGCTGCTTTTATGAAATGGATGTGCCTGAATCAGCGGAAGACCCAGACCCGCTTCCGTGATCTGCTGCTTCACGGAAAAAAGGGTGCCCTTTATTCCACATTAATCCGATTATCCAACAGCTATGGCATTCAAAAGTCAGAGGGAATCTTAATTGACGTATCCCTCACAAACCAGGACCTCGCCAACTTCTGCGGAATGGCACGCGAAGTGGCAAACCGGATGCTATCCGAACTGAAAAAACAGGAAATCATCTCTATATGCGACGGAAAAATCCTCATCCGCGACCTCGCCTACCTAAAAAACGAAATCCAATGCGAAAACTGTCCACTCACACTTTGCCGCATTGACTAA
- a CDS encoding cytochrome C oxidase subunit II, producing the protein MAKKKQANEENLKGTLVSVFFVGFVIVAMWIAVYLMYLSQ; encoded by the coding sequence GTGGCTAAGAAAAAACAGGCGAACGAAGAAAATCTGAAGGGAACATTAGTCAGCGTATTTTTTGTTGGATTTGTCATCGTCGCGATGTGGATAGCTGTTTACCTGATGTATTTATCCCAATAA
- a CDS encoding cytochrome c oxidase subunit II, translated as MHLHKYEKIWLVFGTVCLIAFLSIVGVNAFAHDHTPAGGIETIDPEKVRETAPFNEPGVKKLDDDTYQAAIVASAFAYDGGQTLTVPVGKEIIFKVTSTDVVHSFTIDNTNVNMMVVPGQVTTKSYTFKEPGKYLIICNEYCGTGHHFMYTEIEVTE; from the coding sequence ATGCATCTTCATAAGTACGAAAAAATATGGCTCGTATTCGGCACCGTATGCCTCATTGCATTCTTAAGCATTGTTGGTGTGAATGCATTCGCGCATGATCACACACCTGCAGGCGGAATCGAAACAATCGACCCTGAGAAGGTAAGGGAAACCGCTCCTTTTAATGAACCGGGTGTCAAAAAGCTGGATGACGATACTTATCAGGCAGCGATTGTCGCAAGTGCGTTTGCCTACGATGGCGGACAGACGTTAACAGTTCCCGTTGGTAAAGAAATCATTTTTAAAGTAACCAGTACAGACGTGGTTCACAGTTTTACGATTGATAACACAAACGTCAATATGATGGTTGTGCCCGGTCAGGTGACGACAAAGTCATACACATTTAAAGAACCGGGGAAATATCTGATTATCTGTAATGAGTACTGCGGAACAGGTCACCATTTTATGTACACAGAAATTGAGGTGACAGAATAA